The Triticum aestivum cultivar Chinese Spring chromosome 5A, IWGSC CS RefSeq v2.1, whole genome shotgun sequence genomic sequence GAAAGTGTGAGcaaacaaccaccaatacctccagatgacctacaacaggcttcgtccaattgcacataaaagagaacatggttgaaTTAAGAGCAAGATCGCATTCATAATGTAGCAATGAAGTGAAAAAACaacaacttcatacctgtctatacaagtaagccagtgtcgccgaaccccaactccaatTGCTATCGAAGAtagtcaacgccttcagccacatccatggagcattcttgcctgtgccatcagcaaacatagtcctggatatcacgtaccacatgtaTACACGAGCATATGTCTTGACCGTGTCCTCATTAGCTTCCGGTGGGCAAGTACCAAAGTGCTCAGTAATCCACGTGAAAGGAGCAccggctgcgactctttccttcttcttgtcttctgtTGCTGGTTCacgaggctccggaggaaccataccgataagggcattCATCTACGcgtgccacccatcagaatcggtgctcatacatagaggattcccatcgataggaagaccggtgatcatagcaatatcctggagcgtcacggtcatctccccggtccgaagatggaaattGTGTGTCTCCGGCcgccaatgatcaataagcgcggtgagtgctggagcattgttgggtggcgtcgaccgtCTGACCAtctgaatgaaagggagaagtcatgtctcccttacatacggtgtgtatcgctcatcatagcgcatccacccaagggtgaccccgtgagaACGAAGCTTgagaggtgcaagctcctacaaacaaacaaaccataacattacatatggggcatttgtgtttgaaataaaCACAAAATTCATAAAACTGGCCACTTTCattattacccgctgctccaccgccatagggtacgaccggtgttgtttgtcccagtgatcatcgagaagccaaaccatcctaacaattttgaaagaaagctttcttgtcaacacgattatcttttgaATACAAATAAACTAAAGTACGCCTAGTACATACAAAATTCAAAGCATTCTTATCAATACAAATATAATTTCAacacaaataaactaaactaggcctacttcatgcAAGATTTAATACACATCCCTTTTCCATATAAAAAAACATGTCAACCTTTGTATCCAAACCATATCTTTTCAATAAAATATACTAAACTAGGGTTGCTAAATTAGGTATCTAATACATGCAACATTCTAAtctaacaagggttccccaaatttaatacatgcaagattcaaacaagggttccccaaatcttcaaaatatcatacattctatggatagaaagaaggggatcggaggagagtaccttctaggatggattggtgaaggAATTCACGGACCAAATCGTCAGATCTGAAGAATTTGAGAGAAGGGATTGAGAGTGGGAGAGGAGAGGGCCGCCGCGGCTTCTTCTGTTTGAATCTTGCAATGGGGTAGGGGGGGGAGAGGGCCGCCGCCGCTGGATAAGTCACAGTGTAGCGCCCgagcgctaggcgctgcactgctgggtgcggacCCAAGGGCTGCCACAGTGGACTGGTGTGCAACACCCCCAAGCTGGGCATTGCACCGTAGTGTGTGGCGcctgcgtggcgggcgctacacaaaagggtcagaggtgtgaaatagtttcacggtcaGTTCACTCTGTAAATTGATTTCTTACaaaggtcaaaattgtcaaattatTTGACTGGCTACTCTGCTCGAGCTGCACCGAGCAGAGCAACCAAGATGCGGAGGCCAACTCTCGTGTACGGTGCACGCCGCGCCTAGCCACCCCGAGACGCAGTCTAACGTGTACTGTTGCTGTTGGAGAGGCTAGCGTGCTGGCGACCGTCCGTCGGGTGGAACGAGTAGGAGAACGGGAGGGGGGGTGGATGGGCTCCCGGGAAACGGGTGCTGACCAACCAACCAATGACGGTCGTGGAGAGGGGCAGGCAGGGCCACATGAGGCCATCACGGCCCGCGTGCTCCTGCCCACCCGCTGCATGCAGGATGCAGCGTCAGCGCAGAGCGTGCAGAGCCCGATATCATGGAGGAGAGAGAGACATGGCCGTCGTCCTTTCCGTCTTCCCGATGCCCCTCCCGGCCGGCTCCACTGCATGCCGTGCCCCTCGAGACCCGGCCGGACGCAGAGCATCCAATGCGCCGCGTGCCACTGTACTGTACTACTACGCGGTGCCACTCGAGTAGTCGCGCCTCGTCGTCACCTCATCACCCGATGCGTTCGACGTCGCCGTCCGTGGCTGCCGGCGGGCGAGCTCACCCGTAGTTATCTCTCGCGCATGATGACCGGATCGGATCGGGTCGGGTCGGCGGTTAGCAGCATCGGGCACCAGAGCGTGCGATGGATGCAAGGGCTTGACGTGATGGTGGCGCCAAACCGCCATGTCAGTGCAGTTTCAATCAACCCACCACATCGTATCATTTCGCAACCGAGTACTAGTACACCGGCTTTACTTTCAGATGATCCTACGTAGTAACATGACAGTGCATGCCATCTGAGCTGCCTTGTCAAGCACAAAGTGTCCTCTGAAGAAAATTACTCTCTCAAGTCGTGTTACTGATGCTACAGTCACCGTGTGTGCTGTTGAGCTGGTAGCTGGCAGCTAGTACTGTTGAGCTCAATAGTCTTGTAGTACTGCTGGCGGTGGCTCCTAGTGTGGTTGATTTCGGCCATTTACGCCGGAGATTTTAATTTCAAGGACAGTGCTGTGAGCAGTAGGCTGGTGCCGCCTGTCGTCTGCAGTACACACACGGCACAGGCAAGCAATGCGCGGGAAGCTAGTAGAAAAAGAAGCGGGAATCATTAGTGCGGGGGCAGTACATTCATTCTGATTCCTGCGCTTCAGTAGAGACTGTCAAATTATAGTCAATGAAAGTCGTGGTTCATCACATTGTTGCCATCATACTTCTTAAGATTCCAAAACGCACCCTTCTTTCCAAGGTTTTTTGGACAAGTGCGTGTACATTCGAGCAAACTCCAGCAGCACTTCTTGTATTGTTCTGTTTCATTCCTGAACGTGTACGATGAATATTGGTCAATTGAATTATAAGCAACAATTCATTACATTCTGACGACGTTTATGCATTCGGGGTGGATCTGTAATTTCCAACAGTATCGAGGTTCTCTGTGCACTTTCCTCACTATCTCTTCCACAAAAGCCAGGGGGCAGGGGCAGTCCTCTTCCCCTGCAACCCTGCACTGCAAGAAGCCAAAGCGAAAGAAAAAGTGAGACCTCATCTCTTTCAGCTAAGCTCGCAATGGAGCTCCCATGGGGTGCCCTGCTGCTGGCGCTGCTCACCGTCTCCGCCTCCTCCGCCGTCGCCACGCTCGCCGTCACCGCTCCCCCTCCGGCCCCTGCCCGTGCTCCTGCCCCCGTCACCGCCCCTGCCCCGGCCCATGCATCTCCTCAAGCTCAGGACGCTGAAGGTAATGGCACTCCTTGCACCGGTCTCCTCGCACCATTTTCTCTCTCAGTCCTGTCTTTCTTGCCACCCTTATCTCTGGATCTGTTCTTCTTGTTCTTGCAAATGCACCTTCGGTACAACACTGCTACAGCGTTTACATAGAAGAAAATGAGATAATGGACTGAGTTACTGCCGCTCCATTTTTGTCTTTGTCCCTTCTATGCTGCATTCTTGCAAGATTAGAACAGATACTTATTGCAAGCCATAGGAGAATGTAGTACTGCATCATCCCGTTTGCATACGAGGCTTAGCATTTTTGGATTCTTCCCCAGATTGTGTGGATCTATTGCAAGATCAGGGACAAAAGTTGGCCATGTTTTTTTCCTTTGTCtgggaagtactccctctgttccgaattatttgttttagatttatctagatactgAGATATCTAGCATTAAAATGagtcgtatctagacaaatccaagagaagtaattcagaacggagggagtagcaaaatgCAGGGACATCTCGGGGACATTTCGTTTCAGGTTATCTCCAGTCTAGTGCACGCGCGAAAAGAAGCGCTAGTAGTAATTTATTTTGGGTGATGCAGGTCTGCTGATGAACGGCAACTTCGAGACGGCGCCGAGGAAGGTGAACAAGACCCTCATCGTGGGCCGCCACTCGCTGCCGGGGTGGACGCTGCGGGGCCACGTCGAGTACGTGTCGGCGGGGCCGCAGCCGGGCGGCATGTTCTTCGCGGTGCCGCACGGCGTGCACGCGCTCCGCCTCGGCAGCCACGCGTcggcgtcgcagaacgtgtccgtGCGCCCCGGCTCGCTCTACGCGCTCACCTTCGCCGCCACCCGCACCTGCGCGCAGGACGAGGCCCTGCGCATCGCCGTCTCCCCGTCGCTCTCCGCCCCCGCCGACGTCGCCGTCCGCACCCTCTACAGCGCCGACACCGCCGACACCTGGGCCTGGGGCTTCCGCGCCTCCTCCCCTGTCGCGGAGGTCACCTTCAGCAACCCCGGCGTGCAGGAGGACGCCGCGTGCGGCCCGCTCATCGACGCCGTCGCCATCAAGGAGCTCCCCACGCCCTACCCCACCAAAGGTCAGATCCGTCCGAGTTCGGTCGTTTCGCCTCCACGAAAATGTTCTGCTCCATCTGATGTACGCAGTTGCTTGACGATGCCATTGATGTACGTGGCTGTTGCAGATAACCTGATCAAGAACGACGGCTTCGAGATCGGGCCGCAGGTGTTCAAGAACTCGAGCGTTGGCGTGCTGCTGCCGCCGAAGCAGAAGGACGTGACGTCGCCGCTGCCGGGCTGGATCATCGAGTCGCTCAAGGCGGTGCGGTACATCGACGCCGCCCACTTCTCGGTGCCGGCGGGCCAGTACGCGGTGGAGCTGGTGGCGGGGCGGGAGAGCGCCATCGCGCAGGTCATCCGCACCGTGCCCAACCGCGCCTACAACCTCTCCTACGTCGTCGGCGACGCCAAGAACGGCTGCCACGGCTCCATGCTCGTGGAGGCCTTCGCCGCCAACGTCACGCAGAAGGTGCCGTTCCAGTCCACGGGCAAGGGCGGGTTCAAGGCGGCGAGCCTCAGGTTCGTGGCCGCCGGAGTCCGCACCAGGGTCACCTTCTACAGCTCCTACTACCACACCAAGGTCACCGACGGCGTCTCGCTCTGCGGCCCCGTGCTCGACCAGGTCAAGATCATGCCGCTCAAGCTCTAGTCGTCCATCGGAGTAGACCAGAAGCTCAGATCAATCCTGTCGCGTTGATTCGGCATCGTCCTCTCGTCTACTATGTAGTAGTAGTGGGTATGTAATTTGTGACATTGATGGACCTCTCTCTAATCGTGTGCCAGCGTGGTGGAATGAATTGCCTGTGCTGTGCGTGAACCTGCGAGCTCCGTCAATTTGTTTGGGATTTGCGTAGGCTTTCTACTAGTATTTGAGATGATTTTGTAATGACGACGCGTCCACTGTTCACTGCGCACGTAACCGACGAATCATGCAGTTTGGTCTCTCCATATTCTACAGCCAGGCGTCGCGTCCAAACCGGCCTTAAACCCTCGGGCAGCCGCTAGATCATTGACCGTTCATGATTTTTTATCCAAACGGGTCTCAAACAATGAGGCGGATGGGGCGCCCTGGCGGTTTGAAACTTGTTTCCTTCGTTGGATCGGTGGCGTAGCTCCGGCGGGTTGCATAGTGCCTAGCCATCCACGTGCTGCTGCCACTTTTCCACTCCACCTGTCTGtctagtagccatgcccccacgccgTTGGGGAACGAGCCATTTCTAACGCCAGAGCGCCGgctcgagctccttgagcagatccgaGCTAGGCACGAAGCCCGGATCGCCGCGGGGCTACCTCTAGATGCAGTGGATCCGAAAGAGGAgttggaggaagaggaggagccgaAGGAGGAAGATGTGGGGGAGCTGGGAGCTGGCGACGCGGATCTGCAGgaggagcagcaggccatcctcgatTCCCTCTGGTCGGAGTCTGTTGCAGAGGCTAGACGTCATCGCCGGCAGGAGATGGAGGCGCAGCAGGTCGCGGAGGAGGCGGATATGCTCATCTACATGGATGAGGTGGAGTAGGAGGATGAGCCAGCGCCCGGGACCATCGTTGTGGACATCTCCAACGATGAAGAGTAGCtagggtagtagtagtagtatgtaGGATTTTTTTACATGCTTCATATGAATATATAGGTTAAAATATGAAAGGCGGATGCGAAATGGCTAATTTAAGGCATAACTGGTCACTGTCCGCCGACGTGTCCGGTCATATCCGCAAGCGTTTAAAGGGCCGGATTTGtaaagtccggctgtagatgctctagcAGGGCAGCAAATAGCTTCACTCGCCAACGGACGGTCGGTCGTCAACACGCTAGCCTCCAACAGTGCGTTGGACTGTGTCTCAGGATCACTTAGGCGAGGTGTGCACCGTGCACAAGAGCTTTTTGTTTGACTCCGTGTGTTGGTTGCTTTGTTTTGTGCGGCTCGAGCAGAGAAGGCACGATTAACCCGGTCTCCGTATATATCACTCCGCAGCTAGCTAGCACGGCGGCAGATACTTGTTTCACCTTTACGTTAGGGTTCTTCCTTCTCTTGGCGGCGATGCCGGTGTTGAGCCTGTTTATCTGATTCCAAACACCTTCTTTCGTCACCGGAGTCCTGTCTTGATGAGCGGGTGGCGAAAGTACTACTGAAAAGGACAATCAAGAAGATGGACAGAAAAAAAGTTGTGCGTAGTGATAGCAGAACAGGTGGTTTATCATTATTGTGAAAAAAATGAAATAACTATTACGTTGAGATACGGGTCAAGATTATATTGATGTATTCTTCTTAGGATCAATACTGCCGCTTTGTTAATTAAACGTGACAAGGAATGCCATCCGAAACAAACTCCAGAATGCAATCTAGAGGAACATAAAACCAAACCTTACCAAGTTCTTCACTCAAAGTCTCAAACCAAACATAGCTAACTTTATCTGCAACACCATTCACACTAAGTCTCACCAATGACACCTTTACCTCTTGGAAAGCTTTGAGCATCTCCTTGATCTCCTCAATGCAATGCCCGCAAGCAGAAAGATTATTTACCGGCTCGTTGGTCATTTTGACCACCAAAACATTATCTAGCTCCAAGTGCAGCTTCTCCATGTTGAGTTCCGACGCCACCTATATCACCCTTTTGCATGCCTTGAGCTTCACCACCTCTGGATCAATGATCCCGTCGAAGCAATGACAGGCCGCCCTGAAGCGAGCCCATGTGATCTCGCAACACAACACCCCCCTCCTCCCTTGCCTCCATACTTGGCAATAGCCCTGTCAGAGTTGGTCTTCACCCAGCCCTCTTCTGGGAGTTCCCATTTCTGTTTGATCTCCGCCTTGCTCAGCTTTACCTTGTCTCCATGGACCGCTCTCCACTCATCAACATATGCTAACATCGAGCATTTGATTTCATGTCACCAACACGCTAGCCTCCAACAGTGCGTTGGACTGCGTCTCGGGGTGGCTAGGCGCGGTGTGCACCATGCATGAGAGCTTTTTTGTTTGACTCCGTGTGTTGGTTGCTTTGTTCTGTGCGGCTCGAGCAAGGTAGGCATGATTAACCCGGCCTCCATATATATCACTCTCCAGCTAGCTAGCACGTCGGCAGATAGTTTTTCCCCTTATGTTAGGGTTTCTGTTTCTCTCGCCAACTACGCCGGTATTGAGCCTGTCTATCCGAGCCCAACACCTTCCCCCCTCACCGGAGTCCCATCTTGATGATCGGGCGGCGGAAGTACTATTGAAAAGGACAATGAAGAGGATGGACTGAAAGAAGTTGTGCGCACTGATGGCAGAAGCGGTGGTTTATCATTGTTGTGAAAAAATGGAATAACTATTACGTTGAGATACGCGTTAAGATTATATTGATGTGTTCCTCCTAGGATCAATACTGCTGTTTTACTAATTAAACGTGGCTAAGAATGCTATCCGAAACAAACACCAGAATATAATCCAGGGTCAAAGCGCCAAGCATGGTGGTTAGATTGTTCAGACGGATTTAGGACGTCAGATGAATCACTTAAAAAGAATTAGGACTCACATGTGCATTTTGAAAGAATTAGGGTCCAATCGACACTTTGGTGAAAGAGTTAGGACTGCCCATGCATTTTACTCTAGTTGAGCGACAATTTATTCATTTGATACTGAGTAGAAATTTAACATGGAATCGTCAATACCTAAACAAAATATGCTAACATTCAAACGTAGCTCCCTGTAAGACAAAGCACCACAAACATAGTTCCCCATCAAACAAAGCACTACAGTGTGCCACACTTCCAACTCTTGGCCTCCTCATCCGTCTCTACGCGTCGCGTGCCGAGGagtgaggacgacgatgaagatgcAACAGATTGTCATGGCCTCCTCGTCTGTATCCTCAGCTCGACACATCGAGGGAAGAGTACGTAGGCACAGACTGCTCGACCTCTTCGTCTGTCTCTCTGACACCACACGAGAAGGTTCGAGGAAGACGCGACACCCAGATGGGAGGACTCTAATCACAAAATAGGCTGTTGGGCATGATTAAGGTTGTAGTTCATGTGCGTGCTGAAGAAACAAGCAACCATATGATACATACATGATCCAAAAGGTGTATTTGCAGTAGGTGCCTTGAAAGGCGGAACTGAAGGTGTCATCGTCGCCGCAGCTACAAGATTCTTTGCAACCTATGACACAAacacaaataaaaatctagccatccGGATTCAACAACGGTGATGGCAATTGCAACCCGTAAACTAAGGGCCCATTCGGAAGTGCTCCACCTCCGCGTTTCTCCAG encodes the following:
- the LOC123105547 gene encoding uncharacterized protein translates to MELPWGALLLALLTVSASSAVATLAVTAPPPAPARAPAPVTAPAPAHASPQAQDAEGLLMNGNFETAPRKVNKTLIVGRHSLPGWTLRGHVEYVSAGPQPGGMFFAVPHGVHALRLGSHASASQNVSVRPGSLYALTFAATRTCAQDEALRIAVSPSLSAPADVAVRTLYSADTADTWAWGFRASSPVAEVTFSNPGVQEDAACGPLIDAVAIKELPTPYPTKDNLIKNDGFEIGPQVFKNSSVGVLLPPKQKDVTSPLPGWIIESLKAVRYIDAAHFSVPAGQYAVELVAGRESAIAQVIRTVPNRAYNLSYVVGDAKNGCHGSMLVEAFAANVTQKVPFQSTGKGGFKAASLRFVAAGVRTRVTFYSSYYHTKVTDGVSLCGPVLDQVKIMPLKL